The DNA sequence CGGATGGGTTTGATCTGGCAAGCTGTCGCCCCCTGTTGCACCGCCTCACCGATTATCCCGGTGGTCAAGAAATTCAACAGTCCTTTGAGGCAATGATCCAGTTTCACCAATATGCTGATCTGGCTGACTTGTCCCAGGCTCCCAATGTTCCTCTGCCGCCGGTGGATGGGGCTATTCGTCCTACGGTTATTCAAGCACTTCAGCAGTTTCAAGTCATCGGACAAGATATCATCGTCTTCAATCATTCCACCAGCCGCCTCAACCAGCTCGCGGCCTTGGGGCGGGTGACAGATGCCCTGGAAGGCCTTCGAGCGTTCATCAGCGATGAAACTCTACGAGATTTCTTCAAAGAAAATATTGTCTTGCTCCCTGAACGCATCATTTTGCAAGATATCCTGCGACGCTGGCGCAAGTTGGTTAGCGATGCCAGTGGTGAACTAGGCAGCATGACCATTGCTGAACCAGTGCCCAATCCCTACGTGGCCGGCAATCCGGTCTCGGGCGATTTGTTTGTGGGGCGTCAAGATATTCTGCGAGAGCTGGAAGAACTGTGGCTAAAGCCTGGTCAGGTGGATTCTGTGGTGCTCTATGGCCATCGCCGTATGGGTAAGTCATCGATTCTCAAAAACCTGCCCTATCGCCTCGATGCCCATCGCAACTGGGTGGTAGACTTCAACCTCCAGCGCACCGGCACCGTCCGCAGCACTGGTGACTGGCTCTATGCCCTGGCCCTGGCCCTCTACGATCGCCTCCCCCCTGACCTACAGCCCACTATTTCTGAACCCGACGAAGCCGCCTTTTTGGAGACTGCCCACAATCCTTACCGCACCTTCGATCGCTGGCTGAAGCACCTTGCTCCCATCATGACTGACCGCCGGTTCATCGTTGCCATCGATGAATATGAACTATTAGAAGCAGCCATGGATGCTGGTCGTGTTGA is a window from the Candidatus Obscuribacterales bacterium genome containing:
- a CDS encoding AAA family ATPase, producing the protein DGFDLASCRPLLHRLTDYPGGQEIQQSFEAMIQFHQYADLADLSQAPNVPLPPVDGAIRPTVIQALQQFQVIGQDIIVFNHSTSRLNQLAALGRVTDALEGLRAFISDETLRDFFKENIVLLPERIILQDILRRWRKLVSDASGELGSMTIAEPVPNPYVAGNPVSGDLFVGRQDILRELEELWLKPGQVDSVVLYGHRRMGKSSILKNLPYRLDAHRNWVVDFNLQRTGTVRSTGDWLYALALALYDRLPPDLQPTISEPDEAAFLETAHNPYRTFDRWLKHLAPIMTDRRFIVAIDEYELLEAAMDAGRVDPAVTDFLRGLIQTTDWFVLLLAGLYTLQEKCHDYWHPLFGSIKPRKVSFLSPAATRQLITQPAPDFPLDYSPDAIDEIVHLTHGQPYLVQLIGQTLVTQFNRQVFDEGQKSDRPISLADLHAVIDSPTLFQDGGAYFTGVWRQAETSEPPGQPELLQALSNAPLAHPDLVAATGLSPDAVTAALKTLCDHDVVIQEGDRLGFTVELMRRWVQQRP